One genomic region from Nitrospirota bacterium encodes:
- the rpsG gene encoding 30S ribosomal protein S7, with the protein MPRRRVAEKREILPDPKYGSKVVSKFINVLMEDGKKATAERICYGAFEIIKEKTNNDPLKLFKTALENVKPVLEVKPRRVGGATYQVPVEIRPQRRMALAFRWLISYSRVRAEKTMRERLAGELLDASNNTGTSIKKKEDVHRMADANKAFAHYRW; encoded by the coding sequence ATGCCAAGAAGAAGAGTTGCAGAAAAGCGTGAGATTTTACCGGACCCAAAGTATGGCAGCAAGGTTGTCAGCAAGTTTATCAATGTGCTGATGGAAGACGGTAAAAAAGCAACAGCTGAAAGAATATGCTATGGGGCATTTGAAATTATCAAGGAAAAAACCAATAATGATCCGCTTAAGCTTTTTAAGACTGCGCTGGAAAATGTTAAACCGGTGCTGGAGGTTAAACCCCGGAGGGTTGGCGGCGCAACATATCAGGTGCCTGTGGAAATAAGGCCCCAGAGGCGCATGGCACTGGCATTTAGATGGCTGATAAGTTATTCCCGTGTAAGGGCGGAAAAGACAATGAGGGAACGGCTTGCGGGCGAGCTGCTTGATGCATCTAATAACACAGGGACGTCTATAAAGAAGAAGGAAGATGTCCATAGAATGGCAGATGCTAATAAGGCATTTGCCCATTATAGATGGTAG
- the fusA gene encoding elongation factor G has translation MSSFLLEKTRNIGIMAHIDAGKTTTTERILYYTGVTYKIGEVHEGTAVMDWMVQEQERGITITSAATTCFWKDHRINIIDTPGHVDFTIEVERSLRVLDGAVAVFDSVAGVEPQSETVWRQADKYKVPRIAFMNKMDRAGADFFMSVQSMVDRLGANPVPIQIPIGAEEKFRGPIDLVEMKAVFFDDETIGAKYVEGAIPDDMMPAARQYREKMLEALSDVDENIMEKFLGGNEISAEEIKTALRKGTMQMKLTPVICGTAFKNKGVQLLLDSIVDYLPSPLDVPPVSGTKPGNGSEVIRKADVNEPFSALAFKVMTDPYVGQLTFVRAYSGVLSAGSYIYNSTKDTRERVGRILKMHANKREEIKEVAAGDIAAIVGLKNTLTGDTLCDEKSPVILESMEFPDPVISVAIEPKTKADHEKLYEAMGKLTQEDPSFKVSYNEETGQTIISGMGELHLEIIVDRLLREFKVEANVGKPQVAYRETIRISSKAEGKFIRQSGGRGQYGHVYLEIEPVHGKGFEFVNKIVGGTIPREYIPAVEKGIREAMDSGVLAGYPVVDIKVTLYDGSYHEVDSSEMAFKIAGSIGFKEAVKKAKPVLLEPMMSIEVVTPENYMGDVIGDLSSRRGKIQQMEKRGNAQAIKAQVPLSGMFGYATDLRSKTQGRANYTMQFSHYEEVPKAIAEAIVAKVKG, from the coding sequence TTGTCAAGTTTTCTGTTAGAAAAGACACGCAATATTGGAATCATGGCACATATAGATGCAGGAAAGACTACGACCACAGAGCGTATTCTCTACTACACAGGCGTCACGTATAAAATAGGTGAGGTACATGAAGGCACTGCAGTCATGGACTGGATGGTTCAGGAGCAGGAAAGAGGCATAACAATTACCTCTGCCGCTACCACATGTTTCTGGAAAGACCACAGGATTAACATTATAGATACGCCAGGGCATGTCGATTTTACCATTGAGGTTGAAAGATCTTTAAGAGTTCTTGACGGCGCCGTGGCTGTTTTTGATTCTGTGGCGGGTGTTGAGCCTCAGTCAGAAACCGTCTGGCGGCAGGCTGATAAATACAAGGTGCCACGAATAGCATTTATGAATAAAATGGACAGAGCAGGAGCAGATTTTTTTATGAGTGTTCAAAGCATGGTGGACAGGCTTGGAGCTAATCCGGTGCCTATACAGATACCTATAGGCGCTGAAGAAAAATTCAGGGGGCCTATAGACCTTGTGGAAATGAAGGCAGTATTTTTTGACGATGAGACTATCGGCGCAAAATATGTGGAGGGCGCTATCCCTGACGATATGATGCCGGCAGCCAGGCAATACAGGGAGAAGATGCTTGAGGCACTATCAGATGTTGATGAAAATATTATGGAAAAATTCCTTGGCGGCAACGAGATAAGCGCAGAAGAGATAAAGACAGCATTAAGGAAAGGCACCATGCAGATGAAACTGACGCCTGTAATATGCGGCACTGCATTTAAGAACAAAGGTGTCCAGCTTTTGCTTGATAGTATTGTAGATTATCTTCCGTCTCCCCTTGATGTTCCTCCGGTATCAGGGACAAAGCCCGGTAATGGTTCTGAGGTAATAAGAAAGGCAGATGTAAATGAACCATTCTCAGCGCTTGCTTTTAAAGTGATGACTGACCCGTATGTAGGACAGCTTACATTTGTAAGGGCATATTCCGGCGTGCTTTCTGCGGGTTCATATATTTACAACTCTACAAAGGATACAAGAGAGAGGGTTGGAAGGATTTTAAAAATGCATGCTAACAAGCGTGAGGAGATAAAAGAGGTTGCCGCAGGAGATATAGCCGCAATAGTCGGCCTGAAGAATACACTTACCGGCGATACTTTATGCGATGAAAAGTCACCTGTAATACTTGAATCCATGGAATTTCCTGATCCTGTCATATCGGTTGCGATTGAACCGAAGACAAAGGCTGACCACGAAAAACTATATGAGGCGATGGGAAAGCTTACTCAGGAAGACCCTTCATTTAAGGTTTCATACAATGAGGAGACAGGCCAGACAATAATATCGGGAATGGGCGAACTTCATCTTGAAATAATCGTTGACAGGCTTTTAAGGGAATTTAAGGTTGAGGCTAATGTTGGCAAGCCGCAAGTCGCTTACAGAGAGACAATCAGGATCTCGTCAAAGGCAGAAGGGAAATTTATAAGGCAGAGCGGTGGACGCGGACAATACGGCCATGTATACTTAGAGATCGAACCTGTTCATGGCAAGGGTTTTGAGTTTGTGAACAAGATTGTAGGCGGTACAATACCGAGAGAATATATCCCGGCTGTTGAAAAAGGCATAAGAGAGGCTATGGACTCAGGGGTTCTTGCCGGATATCCTGTTGTTGATATTAAAGTAACGCTCTATGACGGTTCATATCATGAGGTGGACTCCTCTGAAATGGCATTTAAGATTGCGGGTTCTATCGGTTTCAAAGAGGCTGTCAAAAAAGCAAAGCCTGTTTTGCTTGAACCGATGATGAGCATAGAAGTGGTTACTCCTGAGAATTATATGGGTGATGTAATAGGAGACCTTAGCTCAAGGAGAGGAAAGATACAGCAAATGGAGAAAAGGGGTAATGCGCAGGCAATAAAAGCTCAGG